The following DNA comes from Corynebacterium atrinae.
TGACCCAGGTCTTCGACGAGGAGAACCGCGTTATTCCGGTGACCGTCGTTGAGGCTGGGCCGTGCGTTGTGACCCAGATTCGCACCAAGGAAACTGATGGCTACACCGCCATCCAGATTGCTTTCGGCGAGATCGACCCGCGCAAGGCAAACAAGCCTGCCGCAGGTCACTTCAAGAAGGCTGGCGTTACCCCCCGCCGCCACGTGGCTGAGATTCGCATGGACGATGTCTCCGGCTACGAGGTTGGACAGGACGTCACCGTTGACATCTTCGAGGGTGTTACCTTCGTCGACGTCACCGGCACTTCCAAGGGTAAGGGCTTCGCCGGCGGCATGAAGCGCCACGGCTTTGCCGGTCAGGGTGCCGCTCACGGTAACCAGGCTGCTCACCGTCGCGTGGGTGGCATCGGTGCTGCCGCGACCCCGGGCCGTATCTTCAAGGGCAAGCGTATGGCTGGCCGCATGGGTAATGACCGCGTCACCACCCAGAACCTCAAGGTTCAAAAGATTGACGCCGATGCGAACCTGCTGCTCATCAAGGGTGCTATCCCGGGTGCGCGCGGCGGCATCGTTACCGTTAAGACCGCAGTGAAGGGCGGTGCACACGCATGACCAATCTGAAGCTCGACGTCCACACCGCTGAAGGTAAGACTGATGGCCAGGTGGAGCTGCCGGCCGAGATTTTCGACCGCGAGGTGTCCATCGCTCTGATGCACCAGGTCGTCAACGCCCAGCTCGCAGGCGCCCGCCAGGGCACCCACTCCACGAAGACCCGCGCAGAGGTCCGTGGCGGTGGCCGCAAGCCGTTCCGCCAGAAGGGTACCGGTCGCGCCCGTCAGGGTTCGATCCGCGCACCGCACTTCACCGGCGGCGGCATCTCGCACGGCCCCAAGCCGCGCGACTACAGCCAGCGCACCCCCAAGAAGATGAAGGCTGCCGCACTCTGCGGCGCTCTGTCCGACCGCGCACGCAACGATCGCATTCACGTGATCACCGAGCTCGTTCCCGGCCAGACCCCGTCGACTAAGTCGGCTCGCGCCTTCTTCGAGCGCCTCACCGATCGCCGCAACATCCTGTTTGTGGTTGGTCGCGAGGACCTCAACGCCCGTCGCAGCGCCAACAACCTGCCCGGTGTCCACATCCTGGATGCCAGCCAGCTGAACACCTACGACGTGCTGTACTCCGACGACGTTGTGTTCTCCGTTGAGGCTCTGCATGCCCTCATCAACCGCAACAAGGTTGCGGACAAGGAGGAGAACTAATGGCTAAGATCGCCAACCCGCGTGACATCATCGTCGCTCCGGTTCTGTCCGAGAAGTCGTACCGTTTGATGGAGCAGGACGTGTACACGTTCCTCGTCAACCCGACTTCCAACAAGACCCAGATCAAGATTGCTGTCGAGCAGATCTTCGGCGTCAAGGTTGCTTCCGTCAACACCGTCAACCGCGAGGGCAAGCGCAAGCGCACCCGCACCGGCTACGGCCAGCGCAAGGCAACGAAGCGCGCCTACGTGACCCTCCGTGAGGGCAGCGACTCCATCGACATCTTCGGCGGCTCCGCCGCTTAAGGCGTCGAGAGAAAAGGACACATTATGGCTATTCGTAAATACAAGCCGACAACTCCGGGTCGCCGTCAGAGCTCCGTTTCCATGTTCGACGAGATCACTCGCTCGACCCCGGAAAAGTCTCTGCTGCGCCCGATCCACAAGACCGGTGGACGTAACTCCCACGGTCACATCACCACCCGGCACAAGGGTGGCGGGCACAAGCGTCGCTACCGCGTCATCGACTTCCGTCGCAACGACAAGGACGGCGTGCTGGCCAAGGTCGCTCACATCGAGTACGACCCGAACCGCACCGCCAACATTGCGCTGCTGCACTACTTCGATGGCGAGAAGCGCTACATCATCGCCCCGAAGGGCCTGAAGCAGGGCACGATCATTGAGTCCGGCGCCAACGCCGACATCAAGGTCGGCAACAACCTGCCGCTGCGCAACATCCCGACCGGTACGACCATCCACAACGTCGAGCTGAAGCCGGGCGCCGGCGCCAAGCTCGCTCGTTCTGCTGGTTCTTCCATCCAGCTTCTTGGTAAGGAAGGCACCTACGCTGTTCTGCGTATGCCCTCCACCGAGATCCGCCGCGTCGACATCCGCTGCCGCGCGACCGTTGGTGAGGTCGGCAACGCCGATCAGATCAACATCCGCTGGGGCAAGGCTGGCCGTATGCGTTGGAAGGGCGTCCGCCCGACCGTCCGTGGTGTTGTCATGAACCCGGTCGATCACCCGCACGGCGGTGGCGAGGGCAAGACTTCGGGTGGCCGCCACCCGGTGTCGCCGTGGGGCCAGAAGGAAGGCCGCACCCGCAACCCGAACCGCTACTCCAACAACATGATCGTGCGTCGTCGCCGGTCCAACAAGAAGCGCTAAGAGGAGGTAAAACGATATGCCACGCAGCCTTAAGAAGGGCCCGTTCGTCGATGAGCACCTCCTCAACAAGGTCGATGCTCAGAACGAGGCCGGCACGAAGCAGGTCATCAAGACCTGGTCCCGCCGTTCCACCATTCTGCCGGACTTCATCGGTCACACTTTCGCCGTTCACGACGGTCGCAAGCACGTGCCGGTGTTCGTGGACGACTCTATGGTCGGCCACAAGCTCGGTGAATTCGCACCCACCAAGACCTTCAAGGGTCACATCAAGGACGACAAGAAGGGACGTCGATAGCGATGAGTGACACCATCACCTCCGCACGCGCGACGGCCAAGTACGTCCGTACCTCCCCGATGAAGGCACGCCGCGTTCTCGATTTGGTTCGCGGTAAGTCTGTCGCCGAGGCTCTTGCCATTCTGAAGTACGCTCCGCAGGACGCCGCTAAACCGGTGGCCAAGGTTGTCGCCTCCGCGGCTGCCAACGCAGAGAACAACTTCGGCCTGGACCCGCGCACCCTGGTCATCTCCGAGGCTTACGCTAACGAGGGACCGACCATGCGTCGTTTCCAGCCGCGCGCACAGGGCCGTGCTTTCCAGATCCGTAAGCGTTCCAGCCACATCACCGTTGTGGTTGAGAGCCAGAAGGAAGGGGCCAAGTAGTGGGCCAGAAGATTCATCCTCACGGCCTCCGGCTGGGCATCACTTCCGACTGGAAGTCCCACTGGTTCGCCGAGAAGCAGTACGCTGATTACCTCGCCGAGGACATCAAGATCCGCGAATTCCTGTCCAAGGGCCTCGACCGCGCCGGCATCGCCGACGTCGTCATCGAGCGCACCCGCGACCGGGTCCGCGTCGACATTCACACCGCCCGCCCGGGCATCGTGATTGGCCGCCGCGGCGCTGAGGCCGACCGTATCCGCCGTGAGCTGGAAAAGCTCACCGGCAAGATGGTTGCCCTCAACATCCTCGAGGTCAAGAACATCGACGCCAACGCAGCTCTGGTGGCTCAGTCCATCGCCGAGCAGCTGGTCAACCGTGTCGCATTCCGTCGCGCCATGCGTAAGGCCATCCAGTCCGCCATGCGCCAGCCGCAGGTCAAGGGCATCAAGGTCGTGTGCTCCGGTCGTCTCGGCGGCGCCGAGATGTCCCGCACCGAGCGCTACCACGAGGGTCGCGTTCCGCTGCACACTCTGCGCGCCGAGATCGACTACGGCACCCACGAGGCCCACACCACCTTCGGACGCATCGGCGTCAAGGTGTGGATCTACAAGGGTGACGTCGTCGGCGGTCGTCGCGAGTCTGAGATCAACGCCCCGGCCGAGCGCCGTGGCCGCGGTGACCGCAACGAGCGTGGCGGCCGTCCGCGCCGTGGCGGCCAGCGTCGCCAGCGCGCCGAGCAGAAGCAGGAGGGTTAAGAATGCTTATCCCCAAGCGCGTGAAGTACCGTCGCCAGCACCGTCCGCACCGTACGGGCATCTCCAAGGGCGGCAACCGCATCACCTTCGGTGACTACGGCATCCAGGCTCTCGAGCCGGCCTACGTCACCAACCGTCAGATCGAGTCCGCTCGTATCGCCATCAACCGCCACGTCAAGCGTGGTGGCAAGGTCTGGATCAACATTTTCCCGGACCGTCCGTTGACCCAGAAGCCGCTCGGCGTGCGTATGGGCTCCGGTAAGGGCCCCGTCGAGAAGTGGGTCGCCAACGTCAAGCCGGGTCGCGTTCTCTTCGAGATGAGCTACCCCGACGAGGCAACCGCCCTCGAGGCTCTGCGCCGTGCCGGCCAGAAGCTGCCCTGCAAGGTTCGCATCATCAAGAAGGAGGACCAGTTCTAATGGCAACCGGTACCCCTGCTTTCGAGTACCGCGAGCTCGACGCCACTGAGCTCGAGACTCGCCTGTCCGAGGCCAAGGAAGAGCTGTTCAACCTGCGCTTCCAGCTTGCCACCGGTCAGCTGACCAACAACCGCCGCCTTCGCACGGTCAAGCGCGACATCGCCCGCATTTACACTGTTATCCGCGAGCGTGAGCTGGGCCTGTCCGTCGTCCCGGGAGCTGAGGCTTAATCATGAGTGAGGCAACTGTGAACGATAAGAAGGAAAAGGGCATCCGCAAGGTCCGCACCGGCTACGTCGTCTCTGACAAGATGCAGAAGACGATCGTCGTCGAGCTGGAGGACCGCAAGCAGCACGCCCTCTACGGCAAGACCATCCGCTCCAACTCCAAGGTAAAGGCCCACGATGAGAACGAGGAAGCCGGCATCGGCGACCGCGTCCGCATCGAGGAGACCCGTCCGCTCTCCAAGGACAAGCACTTCCGCCTCCTGGAGATCGTCGAGAAGGCCAAGTAAGCACAACTTGCTTATCGACGGCTAGGTTTCGTCCCCGGCCCCGCCCCAACCGTTTCGGTTGCGGCGGGGCTGCGGCGATTCAAGGGTGACGTGCAGAAAGTTGTACATAACGCAGACTTTCCAGCTAGTATGACCGGGACCACATTCTTAGCGCCATTTTGACCGTAAGGCTCATTTATGTCTTTTATGTCCCGCAGTGCGATCATCGCACCCAAGGAATTTAATCGGTGGCTCATTCCACCGGCGGCGTTGGCCATCCACCTGTCCATCGGCCAGGTGTATGCGTTCAGCGTGTTCAAGCTGCCCCTCATGGACCACTTTCAGGTCCGGGAGGTCGCCGTAGGGTGGATTTTCTCACTCGCGATCGGCATGCTCGGACTGTCGTCGGCAGTTGCAGGCACCTGGGTGGAGCGCGTTGGGCCGCGGGTATCCATGGCCACCTCGGGCGCCTTCTGGGTCACGGGCTTCTTCGTCGCCACTCTGGGTATTTCCACCGGCCACTTGTGGTTGGTGTATGTGGGCTATGGCCTCATCGGGGGTATTGGCCTCGGCATTGGCTATATTTCCCCCGTCTCCACTTTGATGAAGTGGTTCCCGGACCGCCCGGGCCTGGCTACTGGGCTGGCCATCATGGGCTTTGGTGGTGGCGCGCTTATCGCCAGCCCCACTTCCAACATGCTCATGGCTCACTTCGGTGGCGGCAACGAGACCTCCCAGCTGTCCGACGGTTTGTCGCAGACCTTCCTCACCCTGGCTGTGCTTTATCTGGTGGTCATTTCCCTCGGTGCCTATGCCATTCGCCTGCCGCACCCGGATTGGAGCCCCAAGGGCTTCCATAAGTCCACCTCCAAGCCCAAGGCGATGCAGACCAAGGGCAGCGTTTCGGCTAATAATGCGGTTCGCACGCGTCAGTTCTGGCTCCTGTGGGTCGTCCTGTTTACCAACGTCACGGCGGGTATCGGCATCTTGGAAAACGCTGCCCCCATGATCAGTGACTATTTCCCACAGATCGCCGCAGGTGCTGCCGCAGGTTTCGTTGGCCTGCTCTCGCTGACCAACATGGGTGGTCGCTTCGTCTGGTCGACGGTGTCCGACTGGATTGGGCGCAAGAACATCTACATGGTCTACCTCGGAGTGGGCCTGCTCATGTATCTGCTCATCGCGACTATGGGTTCCACGTCGATTTTCCTTTTCGTCGTCGCCGCGCTAATCATTCTCTCTTTCTACGGCGGCGGCTTCGCCACCATTCCGGCGTACCTGCGTGACATGTTCGGCGTCTACCAGGTCGGTGCCATCCATGGACGCTTGCTCACCGCATGGTCGGCTGCTGGTATCGCGGGACCGCTGATCGTCAACATGGTCGTCGAGTCTCAGGCCTCTAAGGGACTCGAAGGCCCGGACCTCTATCAGCTCAGCCTCTACATCATGGCCGGTGTCCTGGCCGTGGGCTTCGTCGCAAACTCTCTCGTCCGTCCCGTGAGCAAGGAACACTTCGAAGACGAGGCGGTGGTTCAGGCCAAGATCGATGCCGACCGTCAGGCCGTCGTCGACGCGGAAGTAGAGGCCAAGGAAGCTGGACGCACTGGCGGCAACTCCGGACCTCTGCACACCACAATCTCCATGATCCTGGCGCTGTTCATTGGTGCCTCGTTGTTCTACGGTCTTTTCCAGACGGCCGTGAAGGCCGCCGGTCTGTTCATGTAGTTCACTCCGGCAACCTGCCCTGTGTCCTCCCCGTTTCGGGGAGGGTGCAGGGCATTTTTGCTTTTCGACGCCTCCCTAGAATCATTCGTCCCTCTGGCGTCAGGTGTGGGTGAATTTTTTTCTCCGTCAAGCTTCGCACTAGGATGGCAGAAGTATGCACATGTAGTGAGTGGGTATTGACAATTGTTGACTAGCTGGCCAGCACCCTTTTCCCAGCGGCCATTGCGAATTTTCCTGTGACGT
Coding sequences within:
- the rplC gene encoding 50S ribosomal protein L3, with the translated sequence MSENEIKGILGTKLGMTQVFDEENRVIPVTVVEAGPCVVTQIRTKETDGYTAIQIAFGEIDPRKANKPAAGHFKKAGVTPRRHVAEIRMDDVSGYEVGQDVTVDIFEGVTFVDVTGTSKGKGFAGGMKRHGFAGQGAAHGNQAAHRRVGGIGAAATPGRIFKGKRMAGRMGNDRVTTQNLKVQKIDADANLLLIKGAIPGARGGIVTVKTAVKGGAHA
- the rpmC gene encoding 50S ribosomal protein L29, whose translation is MATGTPAFEYRELDATELETRLSEAKEELFNLRFQLATGQLTNNRRLRTVKRDIARIYTVIRERELGLSVVPGAEA
- a CDS encoding OFA family MFS transporter yields the protein MSFMSRSAIIAPKEFNRWLIPPAALAIHLSIGQVYAFSVFKLPLMDHFQVREVAVGWIFSLAIGMLGLSSAVAGTWVERVGPRVSMATSGAFWVTGFFVATLGISTGHLWLVYVGYGLIGGIGLGIGYISPVSTLMKWFPDRPGLATGLAIMGFGGGALIASPTSNMLMAHFGGGNETSQLSDGLSQTFLTLAVLYLVVISLGAYAIRLPHPDWSPKGFHKSTSKPKAMQTKGSVSANNAVRTRQFWLLWVVLFTNVTAGIGILENAAPMISDYFPQIAAGAAAGFVGLLSLTNMGGRFVWSTVSDWIGRKNIYMVYLGVGLLMYLLIATMGSTSIFLFVVAALIILSFYGGGFATIPAYLRDMFGVYQVGAIHGRLLTAWSAAGIAGPLIVNMVVESQASKGLEGPDLYQLSLYIMAGVLAVGFVANSLVRPVSKEHFEDEAVVQAKIDADRQAVVDAEVEAKEAGRTGGNSGPLHTTISMILALFIGASLFYGLFQTAVKAAGLFM
- the rplB gene encoding 50S ribosomal protein L2, whose amino-acid sequence is MAIRKYKPTTPGRRQSSVSMFDEITRSTPEKSLLRPIHKTGGRNSHGHITTRHKGGGHKRRYRVIDFRRNDKDGVLAKVAHIEYDPNRTANIALLHYFDGEKRYIIAPKGLKQGTIIESGANADIKVGNNLPLRNIPTGTTIHNVELKPGAGAKLARSAGSSIQLLGKEGTYAVLRMPSTEIRRVDIRCRATVGEVGNADQINIRWGKAGRMRWKGVRPTVRGVVMNPVDHPHGGGEGKTSGGRHPVSPWGQKEGRTRNPNRYSNNMIVRRRRSNKKR
- the rplV gene encoding 50S ribosomal protein L22 translates to MSDTITSARATAKYVRTSPMKARRVLDLVRGKSVAEALAILKYAPQDAAKPVAKVVASAAANAENNFGLDPRTLVISEAYANEGPTMRRFQPRAQGRAFQIRKRSSHITVVVESQKEGAK
- the rpsS gene encoding 30S ribosomal protein S19, whose amino-acid sequence is MPRSLKKGPFVDEHLLNKVDAQNEAGTKQVIKTWSRRSTILPDFIGHTFAVHDGRKHVPVFVDDSMVGHKLGEFAPTKTFKGHIKDDKKGRR
- the rplP gene encoding 50S ribosomal protein L16, whose product is MLIPKRVKYRRQHRPHRTGISKGGNRITFGDYGIQALEPAYVTNRQIESARIAINRHVKRGGKVWINIFPDRPLTQKPLGVRMGSGKGPVEKWVANVKPGRVLFEMSYPDEATALEALRRAGQKLPCKVRIIKKEDQF
- the rplW gene encoding 50S ribosomal protein L23 translates to MAKIANPRDIIVAPVLSEKSYRLMEQDVYTFLVNPTSNKTQIKIAVEQIFGVKVASVNTVNREGKRKRTRTGYGQRKATKRAYVTLREGSDSIDIFGGSAA
- the rpsC gene encoding 30S ribosomal protein S3, whose amino-acid sequence is MGQKIHPHGLRLGITSDWKSHWFAEKQYADYLAEDIKIREFLSKGLDRAGIADVVIERTRDRVRVDIHTARPGIVIGRRGAEADRIRRELEKLTGKMVALNILEVKNIDANAALVAQSIAEQLVNRVAFRRAMRKAIQSAMRQPQVKGIKVVCSGRLGGAEMSRTERYHEGRVPLHTLRAEIDYGTHEAHTTFGRIGVKVWIYKGDVVGGRRESEINAPAERRGRGDRNERGGRPRRGGQRRQRAEQKQEG
- the rplD gene encoding 50S ribosomal protein L4, translated to MTNLKLDVHTAEGKTDGQVELPAEIFDREVSIALMHQVVNAQLAGARQGTHSTKTRAEVRGGGRKPFRQKGTGRARQGSIRAPHFTGGGISHGPKPRDYSQRTPKKMKAAALCGALSDRARNDRIHVITELVPGQTPSTKSARAFFERLTDRRNILFVVGREDLNARRSANNLPGVHILDASQLNTYDVLYSDDVVFSVEALHALINRNKVADKEEN
- the rpsQ gene encoding 30S ribosomal protein S17, encoding MSEATVNDKKEKGIRKVRTGYVVSDKMQKTIVVELEDRKQHALYGKTIRSNSKVKAHDENEEAGIGDRVRIEETRPLSKDKHFRLLEIVEKAK